The Acidianus infernus genome window below encodes:
- a CDS encoding MFS transporter → MNNNANRSVSEIMDNLQKMPISTWLFMVISASYFFVEYDLFDLSYVLPAIISTFKISSTLASLALTSTFIGGVIGELSGGYLSDNFGRKFMLIIGLVTYSISTILSALSVNILMLIITRFFVGWGTYVDFNSVITYLAEMSPKHSRGKIISYSSSIGIALGALVVTVVSYLLAPIPNIGWRLVFILGGIVGITFAVLRKDLPESPRWLEKKGKLDKAKLTLEKLHINIQEPLIPLIPSNYNNSHKSSPLANLKILVDKSHLKYFLIFLISWIMFYSAFDGEGITVPTILTEHGYTLASTLRFFVVSGSVAFVFYVISALTAEKTQRKYLATLAALLTGIFMALLGTLYNAILIYVSLASLSSLGAFIFPYTYLLTVEHFPTEVRATAFAFTDGIAHLLLAFMPIIILTVSAKYGFFNTMLILAVMMIVGGILLLFTKATTGKSLDETSK, encoded by the coding sequence ATGAATAATAATGCTAATAGGTCCGTCTCTGAAATCATGGATAATTTACAAAAAATGCCTATTTCGACATGGTTATTTATGGTAATTAGTGCAAGTTACTTTTTTGTTGAGTACGATCTATTTGATTTAAGTTACGTACTTCCAGCAATAATTAGTACTTTTAAGATATCCTCAACATTGGCATCACTAGCTTTAACTAGTACATTTATAGGTGGTGTTATAGGTGAGCTAAGCGGTGGATATCTATCGGATAATTTTGGCAGAAAGTTTATGTTAATCATAGGATTAGTTACATATTCAATATCAACGATTTTATCAGCATTGTCAGTAAATATCCTTATGCTAATTATAACAAGGTTCTTTGTAGGTTGGGGGACTTACGTAGATTTTAATTCAGTTATAACTTATTTGGCAGAAATGTCACCTAAACATTCTAGAGGCAAAATAATTTCTTACTCGTCATCGATAGGTATAGCACTAGGAGCATTAGTAGTTACTGTCGTATCTTACTTGCTTGCTCCAATCCCAAATATAGGCTGGCGTTTAGTATTTATACTAGGAGGCATCGTTGGCATAACTTTTGCGGTTTTAAGAAAAGATTTACCAGAGTCTCCTAGATGGCTAGAGAAAAAAGGAAAATTAGACAAAGCTAAGTTAACTCTAGAAAAACTTCATATAAATATTCAAGAACCATTAATACCTTTAATACCTTCTAATTATAATAATTCTCACAAATCATCACCTTTAGCTAATTTAAAGATTTTAGTAGATAAGAGTCATCTAAAATATTTTCTTATATTTTTAATATCATGGATCATGTTCTATTCTGCCTTTGATGGTGAAGGAATAACGGTACCTACAATATTGACAGAACACGGCTACACATTGGCTTCAACATTAAGGTTCTTTGTAGTTTCTGGTAGTGTAGCATTTGTATTCTATGTCATTTCAGCACTTACTGCGGAAAAAACTCAAAGAAAGTACCTAGCGACTCTTGCAGCGTTATTAACTGGTATTTTCATGGCTCTTTTAGGCACGTTATATAATGCTATTTTAATTTATGTCTCTTTAGCATCATTATCTTCACTGGGTGCATTCATATTTCCTTATACGTACCTGCTTACAGTAGAGCACTTCCCTACGGAAGTCAGGGCAACTGCGTTTGCTTTTACTGACGGAATAGCACACTTGTTATTAGCATTTATGCCAATAATAATCCTAACGGTTTCAGCTAAGTATGGATTCTTCAATACCATGCTTATATTAGCTGTGATGATGATAGTTGGCGGAATATTATTACTATTTACTAAAGCCACTACAGGCAAATCGCTAGATGAGACTAGTAAATAA
- the cynS gene encoding cyanase gives MLDKSKAREFMLERKREKKLSWEEIGKAIGRSPVYAAMLLYGYGQATEEEAEKLVKLLELPLEYKDILMEVPMRTPAQPWPPTDPFIYRLYEAVLLYGPVIKDVAHEMFGDGIMSMIDVMIDVDKTKDEKGNERMILKFNGKWLKYAKW, from the coding sequence ATGTTGGATAAGTCTAAGGCTAGGGAGTTTATGTTGGAGAGGAAGAGGGAGAAGAAGTTATCTTGGGAGGAGATTGGTAAGGCTATTGGTCGTAGTCCGGTTTATGCGGCAATGTTATTATACGGTTACGGTCAAGCAACTGAAGAAGAGGCTGAAAAACTTGTGAAACTCTTGGAGCTACCCCTTGAATATAAGGATATATTAATGGAAGTACCAATGAGAACTCCTGCCCAACCTTGGCCACCAACAGATCCATTTATTTACAGACTTTATGAGGCAGTACTATTATACGGCCCTGTAATAAAGGACGTAGCACACGAAATGTTCGGAGACGGAATAATGAGCATGATAGACGTAATGATAGACGTGGATAAAACAAAAGACGAAAAAGGAAACGAAAGAATGATACTAAAATTCAACGGAAAATGGTTAAAATATGCAAAATGGTAA
- a CDS encoding PLP-dependent aminotransferase family protein has protein sequence MINLAYGIPELKLLPIEIIKEASARVLNEEYDKALQYVDAQGIYEVREAIADFLKLRGVRAKPENIILTAGAKEALFLLSYLFNDVSIESPTYQGFISILKFKGLTNVYSVPISEDGINVESLEKIVRNHKFQFFYTVTINNPTGYVTTDYTKKEIIELPEKYGFRIIEDDIYGFFSYEEDVKTFRSFSDPVIYVSSFSKILSPGLRVGFILVNDEDLLNKLIKIKMEVNHQISSLDQLIVKNVIRDPRFLDNLDKAKKAYKEKRDLAMKIISEEFPESVQCTFPRGGFFTFCSGLNYKRLQGVQVVGGDKFYFEKGLGEDSFRISFSSLNKEELEKDLLEFATILKEIRKN, from the coding sequence ATGATAAATCTAGCTTACGGAATACCTGAGCTTAAATTATTGCCTATAGAGATTATCAAGGAAGCCTCCGCTAGAGTACTTAATGAAGAATACGATAAAGCATTGCAATACGTCGATGCTCAGGGAATATATGAAGTTAGAGAGGCTATAGCAGATTTCCTAAAGTTAAGGGGAGTGAGGGCTAAACCGGAAAATATAATATTAACAGCTGGTGCTAAAGAGGCACTTTTCTTGCTTTCTTATTTGTTTAATGATGTTTCAATAGAATCCCCTACGTATCAAGGTTTTATAAGCATATTGAAATTTAAAGGGCTTACTAACGTTTATTCTGTACCCATAAGCGAAGATGGGATAAACGTCGAAAGCTTAGAAAAAATTGTTAGAAATCATAAATTTCAGTTCTTCTATACAGTAACTATAAATAATCCAACAGGATACGTTACAACGGATTATACTAAGAAGGAGATAATAGAATTGCCTGAAAAATACGGATTTAGGATAATTGAAGATGATATTTACGGATTCTTTTCGTATGAAGAAGACGTAAAGACGTTTAGATCCTTTAGTGACCCAGTAATCTACGTATCTAGTTTTAGTAAGATACTTTCTCCAGGTTTACGTGTAGGCTTTATTTTAGTTAATGATGAGGACTTGCTTAATAAACTAATAAAAATTAAGATGGAGGTAAACCACCAAATATCTTCATTAGATCAATTAATAGTTAAAAATGTAATAAGGGATCCAAGATTCCTAGATAATTTGGATAAGGCTAAGAAAGCGTACAAGGAGAAAAGGGATTTAGCAATGAAGATAATTAGCGAAGAATTCCCAGAGTCCGTACAATGCACATTCCCAAGAGGGGGTTTCTTTACTTTCTGTAGTGGACTTAATTATAAACGTTTGCAGGGAGTGCAAGTAGTGGGCGGTGATAAGTTCTACTTCGAAAAAGGGTTAGGAGAAGACTCTTTCAGAATAAGCTTCAGTAGTCTAAATAAAGAGGAATTAGAGAAGGATTTACTGGAATTTGCAACTATTCTAAAGGAAATTAGGAAGAATTAA
- a CDS encoding molybdopterin oxidoreductase family protein has product MKTICPYCGIGCGVEFEKDRITPTKYTTNKGMMCIKAALLPDTLKSKRLINPTLDGKEIDLDKALSILSTYIRRNIKKFSKNSIAFYMGAQIPTEDQYLFVKLGKGFIGTGVFDSNVRLCMASAAYALKYSFGYPLPTANYDDIDKAKTLFIIGANPASSYPVLWNRMLHAKNSDKDKKIIVIDPILTETAEHADYFIKIPPGGDIILLYGLIYYLIFKSRNIDQIENIEDLKNIAMTWYPSKVSQLLSIDEKAIRDVAERIINTNTVFMWGMGINQRSYGTDLGILIATMAMLTDNVYGEGKGVLPLTGQHNSMGAREIGALAGMLPGLRYVNNEDQVREVEDFWQIPRYTISRNYYTITEFYELMEERKIKVLWIIGTNPVISLPRSNKFKELLSYVDLVVTQDAYETETASSSDMVIPVATWSERAGIHTTGDRTVSYMPKIRESNLKADYEIARIVGEKLNFNMNRDLKDIFNELVKITENTPVDYKGIKYGEFSGYKQSKYKPIVLRTKAVEPNYSLQEGFILITGRLLALWNTKYRNNLKLIIINDIEEDEMLISEEDAKELGIKTGDIVEISTRENSLIFRAKTSNRLSKGIIFVPFHWGKANSLMDWKIDKISKEPAFKEIIVSSIKVVRS; this is encoded by the coding sequence ATGAAAACAATTTGCCCTTATTGTGGAATTGGTTGCGGAGTAGAGTTTGAAAAAGATAGGATAACTCCTACTAAATATACAACTAATAAAGGAATGATGTGTATTAAGGCTGCTTTGCTTCCTGATACTCTGAAATCTAAAAGACTTATTAACCCTACATTGGACGGTAAGGAAATTGATTTGGACAAAGCGTTAAGTATACTCTCCACATATATTAGGAGAAATATAAAGAAATTTAGTAAAAATTCTATCGCTTTTTACATGGGTGCTCAAATACCTACTGAGGATCAATATCTTTTTGTGAAGCTTGGAAAAGGATTTATAGGTACTGGAGTATTTGACTCCAATGTAAGGCTTTGCATGGCAAGTGCTGCTTATGCATTAAAGTATTCTTTCGGATATCCGTTGCCTACAGCTAATTATGACGATATAGATAAAGCTAAAACCCTATTTATAATAGGTGCGAATCCTGCTTCTTCATACCCAGTACTGTGGAATAGGATGTTACATGCAAAAAATTCTGATAAGGATAAGAAAATTATCGTAATTGATCCAATATTAACAGAAACTGCCGAACACGCTGATTATTTCATTAAAATACCTCCCGGGGGAGATATAATTTTATTATATGGATTAATTTATTATTTAATATTTAAATCTAGAAACATAGATCAAATAGAGAATATTGAAGACCTAAAGAATATTGCTATGACATGGTATCCGTCAAAGGTTTCACAACTTTTGTCCATAGACGAGAAAGCTATTAGAGACGTTGCTGAGAGAATAATTAATACAAATACAGTATTTATGTGGGGCATGGGAATAAACCAGAGAAGTTACGGTACAGATTTAGGAATACTTATAGCTACGATGGCTATGCTAACGGATAACGTTTACGGGGAAGGTAAAGGAGTATTGCCGTTGACTGGACAGCATAATTCTATGGGCGCAAGGGAAATAGGAGCATTAGCTGGAATGTTGCCGGGGTTAAGATATGTAAATAACGAGGATCAAGTTAGGGAAGTTGAAGATTTCTGGCAGATTCCACGTTACACTATATCTAGAAATTATTATACAATAACAGAGTTTTACGAATTAATGGAGGAGAGAAAAATAAAAGTCCTCTGGATCATAGGTACAAATCCAGTAATATCTTTGCCCAGGTCAAATAAGTTCAAGGAATTATTATCTTATGTTGATTTAGTAGTAACTCAAGACGCTTATGAAACTGAAACCGCAAGTTCTTCGGATATGGTTATTCCAGTTGCCACTTGGAGCGAGAGAGCTGGAATTCATACTACGGGAGATAGAACTGTATCTTATATGCCTAAGATACGTGAGTCAAATCTTAAGGCTGACTATGAAATTGCTAGGATAGTTGGAGAAAAATTAAACTTTAATATGAATAGAGATCTTAAGGATATATTTAATGAATTGGTTAAAATTACTGAAAATACACCAGTAGACTATAAGGGGATAAAATATGGTGAATTTAGCGGTTACAAGCAAAGCAAATATAAGCCAATAGTATTAAGGACTAAAGCTGTTGAACCTAATTATAGTTTACAGGAAGGATTTATATTAATAACTGGGAGATTATTGGCATTGTGGAACACTAAATATAGGAATAATCTCAAATTAATTATTATAAATGATATAGAAGAAGATGAAATGTTAATTTCTGAAGAAGATGCGAAAGAATTAGGAATAAAGACTGGGGATATTGTAGAAATAAGTACAAGGGAGAATTCGTTAATATTTAGAGCTAAGACCTCTAATAGATTATCTAAGGGTATTATCTTTGTACCTTTTCATTGGGGAAAAGCGAACTCTTTAATGGATTGGAAAATCGATAAAATTAGTAAGGAACCTGCATTTAAGGAAATTATAGTAAGCTCGATTAAAGTAGTTAGGAGCTAA
- a CDS encoding nitrite/sulfite reductase produces MSITFRDKFKQFYPKRYEGIYTSRGDNPLVSIRIRQGIGRDPAKWYANQWEKLAEIANNYGNKKIQLTTRGDVELYGIDMKNLEIVLQDLESVGLDPRDSCGASVRNVIPCPSQLCQKAKVNAEKLALFIANFFRHNKDYEYPALPKRVKISVSACETGCATPVIMDVGIIAKDKDKFDVMIGGGIGDQAFEGKTLFTDVPASKLLPICVAVANILKREKEKRGFKHVVEKYGEEKIKEMIIQEANSIASSLPIFNEDLTPEKVEFDKILTIKPIGGWLPTTDVPELVRIMEENEGYGYLFNTQELYIPITKNDIKEKVDILSPYQLSNKIWEKTFNVNSCIGNDYCPPALVQTTEMATKVYERLKQENIKLRISFSGCTHSCGRHWIMDIGFGAVANMGNVRLNIVIGGGNKNLGKLIGSVPANKYMEVTEVIVDMIKKDEINENELDAELIKERLMEKVQGFEEFEEKQKIQVKTP; encoded by the coding sequence ATGAGCATAACCTTTAGGGACAAGTTTAAACAGTTTTACCCAAAAAGATATGAAGGAATCTATACAAGTAGAGGAGATAATCCATTAGTATCAATAAGAATAAGGCAAGGCATTGGAAGAGATCCTGCAAAATGGTATGCCAATCAATGGGAGAAACTGGCTGAAATCGCTAACAACTACGGGAATAAAAAGATACAATTGACTACAAGGGGTGATGTAGAACTTTATGGGATAGATATGAAAAACTTAGAAATAGTATTACAAGATCTAGAGTCGGTAGGTTTAGATCCTAGGGACTCTTGTGGGGCATCTGTTAGGAACGTAATACCTTGTCCTTCCCAGCTATGCCAAAAGGCTAAAGTCAATGCAGAAAAATTAGCACTATTTATTGCAAACTTTTTCAGACATAATAAAGATTATGAATATCCTGCGTTACCTAAGAGAGTTAAAATATCCGTTTCTGCATGCGAGACCGGCTGTGCAACTCCAGTTATTATGGATGTAGGTATTATAGCTAAGGATAAAGATAAGTTTGATGTAATGATAGGTGGAGGAATTGGTGATCAAGCTTTTGAAGGAAAAACACTCTTTACCGACGTGCCTGCCAGTAAATTATTACCAATTTGTGTTGCTGTAGCAAATATCTTAAAAAGAGAGAAAGAAAAAAGAGGTTTTAAGCACGTGGTAGAAAAATACGGAGAAGAGAAGATTAAAGAAATGATTATTCAAGAGGCAAATTCTATAGCAAGCTCTTTACCAATATTTAATGAGGATTTAACGCCAGAAAAAGTTGAGTTTGATAAAATTCTTACAATTAAACCTATTGGCGGATGGTTACCAACAACAGATGTTCCAGAATTAGTGAGAATTATGGAGGAAAATGAGGGTTACGGATATTTATTCAACACCCAAGAGTTATATATTCCAATTACAAAAAATGATATAAAAGAAAAGGTAGACATATTATCTCCATATCAATTATCAAATAAAATATGGGAAAAAACGTTTAATGTTAATTCTTGTATAGGCAATGATTATTGTCCTCCTGCTCTAGTTCAAACTACAGAAATGGCCACAAAGGTTTATGAAAGATTAAAGCAGGAAAATATAAAACTACGCATATCATTCAGCGGATGTACTCATTCATGTGGTAGGCATTGGATTATGGACATAGGATTCGGAGCTGTAGCTAATATGGGAAATGTAAGACTTAACATAGTAATAGGTGGAGGAAATAAAAATCTAGGTAAACTAATTGGCTCTGTTCCGGCTAATAAATATATGGAAGTTACAGAAGTTATAGTAGATATGATTAAAAAAGATGAGATTAATGAAAATGAATTAGACGCTGAATTGATAAAAGAGAGATTAATGGAGAAAGTTCAAGGATTTGAAGAATTTGAAGAAAAGCAAAAAATTCAAGTTAAGACCCCTTAA
- a CDS encoding MFS transporter, which produces MTEVKGNRQVGLVAGTIAFFAGFAAVALYGTTVHKIEPILHLNIVEVAWLVAIPLVTGAFLRIPFSALVDTWGGRRVIFLQLIISIIGVLGIISTLYKLRYLSDLEAYWLLLLFGALAGTGISIFSSGITYVSYWYPEKKQGTALGIYAGLGNTAPGIFTAIIPYALLSLGLIGAYEGWLAFLVAMTILFVLIGYDNYYQQLLKKGYKPDEAKSKASALGQEVFPTNAKATLKYAIRKWQTWLLVTMYFTSFGGFEALTEWFPTYWTKYIGISLLEAGILTGIVYSLLAALIRVLGGFLSDKFGGERISIMSYTILIVGSSIMISAHSLPFAIIGEIVMAIGMGIANAAVYKLVPKYEPDAIGGASGLVGGLGSAGGLILPPVLAYFVLTLGKIGYSLGFSVYMTLGLISLAFSVVLWNKYHKFKDKIRVIEATTQSSDKKLT; this is translated from the coding sequence ATGACTGAAGTTAAAGGTAATAGGCAAGTAGGTCTTGTAGCGGGAACAATAGCGTTTTTTGCAGGCTTCGCTGCCGTAGCCTTATATGGAACTACCGTTCATAAGATAGAACCGATACTCCACTTAAACATTGTTGAAGTAGCTTGGTTAGTAGCAATTCCACTGGTAACTGGCGCTTTTCTTAGAATACCTTTCTCAGCCTTAGTTGACACTTGGGGAGGTAGGAGAGTAATATTTTTACAGTTAATAATCTCTATTATAGGGGTATTAGGAATAATTTCTACACTTTACAAGCTTAGATATCTATCAGATTTAGAGGCATACTGGTTACTACTATTATTTGGAGCATTAGCAGGGACAGGAATCTCAATTTTCTCCTCTGGAATTACTTATGTCTCCTATTGGTATCCTGAGAAGAAGCAAGGTACTGCATTAGGAATATATGCAGGCTTAGGAAATACTGCGCCTGGAATATTTACAGCTATCATTCCCTATGCATTATTGTCTTTAGGTTTAATAGGAGCATACGAAGGATGGTTAGCGTTTTTAGTCGCTATGACTATACTATTTGTCCTTATTGGTTATGATAATTATTACCAACAATTATTAAAGAAAGGCTATAAACCAGACGAGGCTAAAAGTAAGGCTTCAGCATTAGGTCAAGAGGTATTTCCTACTAATGCAAAAGCTACTCTAAAATATGCTATAAGGAAATGGCAAACATGGCTGTTAGTAACGATGTATTTTACAAGTTTTGGTGGTTTTGAAGCTTTAACAGAATGGTTTCCTACTTACTGGACTAAATACATAGGCATATCGCTACTTGAGGCTGGAATATTAACTGGTATTGTATATTCATTACTGGCAGCATTAATTAGAGTCTTAGGAGGCTTTTTATCTGATAAATTCGGAGGTGAGAGAATATCTATAATGTCTTATACCATACTTATAGTTGGCAGTTCAATAATGATATCAGCTCATTCCCTCCCCTTCGCTATTATAGGCGAAATAGTAATGGCAATAGGAATGGGTATTGCCAATGCTGCAGTGTATAAGTTAGTACCAAAATACGAGCCAGACGCTATAGGTGGAGCTTCGGGCCTAGTGGGCGGATTAGGTTCTGCAGGTGGCTTAATATTGCCTCCGGTGCTAGCGTACTTTGTACTAACATTAGGAAAGATAGGATATTCCTTGGGGTTCAGTGTTTATATGACTCTTGGATTAATTTCGCTAGCATTCTCAGTAGTTTTATGGAACAAATATCATAAATTCAAAGATAAGATAAGAGTAATTGAGGCAACTACGCAATCTAGTGATAAAAAGTTAACATAA
- a CDS encoding APC family permease encodes MSKGLFIRESSGLVRQMDARHSFSKVFVFINPLSVYYTLLYAPALPSASWSIGIILPVILALPVFLVYLFLSEYVPRSSGEYIYISRILGPIPASIQAYATIIFNVLIAAIASQLEVTAGISPALQIIGLSLHDSSLFNLGTSLSTTYFFPLTTALIVIFWLISLLSPKYFSTYIYVVAIMDTLGSILISYLLLSSGIEVYSNVFNHFSSLFSGPTYQSLYSQGLNYYSTNISPLQTLVFSVLMLMWVYVWFFGPSYFAGEYKQATRTLKLGMISGYLIASVITILLVLGVSYTISIPFFNFVALQGWGNIPISPSEGFLAWTGILTLPHPFFAIITMALSASIFMAIPLNFALPSRVILAMAFDRLLPEKLAYVSPRLKTPIIASAVLLPISIFFNYATIYLNLSVSLIGLVILIFIYQFLLATISAAIAGFKGIKGVSLTSNEKLKLMISGFLASIILGLSIVVTLWYGYINSLFGSMVFAGNELGTLILIAIDPLLGILTYILAKWYRNRQGIDVNLVFNEIPPD; translated from the coding sequence ATGTCAAAGGGGCTCTTCATTAGGGAGTCTTCTGGCTTAGTAAGGCAAATGGACGCTAGACACTCATTTTCTAAAGTATTTGTTTTTATAAACCCCTTATCGGTTTATTACACACTACTTTACGCTCCAGCTCTCCCTTCAGCAAGTTGGAGTATAGGCATAATTCTCCCTGTAATACTTGCATTACCCGTTTTTCTGGTTTATTTATTCCTATCAGAATACGTACCAAGGTCTTCTGGAGAATATATTTACATTTCGAGAATATTAGGTCCGATTCCTGCATCAATACAAGCTTATGCTACAATAATCTTTAACGTCCTAATAGCAGCAATTGCCTCACAGTTAGAAGTAACTGCAGGCATTTCTCCGGCTTTACAGATAATAGGACTTTCCCTTCACGATAGCTCATTATTTAATCTAGGTACAAGTTTGTCTACTACTTATTTCTTTCCCTTAACTACAGCGTTAATCGTAATCTTTTGGCTCATAAGCCTTCTTTCACCTAAATATTTTTCAACATATATATACGTTGTAGCTATTATGGATACTTTAGGTTCAATACTAATATCTTACCTCTTGTTGTCCTCTGGGATTGAAGTATATAGTAATGTTTTTAATCACTTTTCTTCATTATTCTCTGGTCCTACATATCAAAGTCTTTATTCGCAAGGGCTTAATTATTATTCCACAAACATAAGTCCTTTACAAACGTTAGTTTTCTCAGTTTTAATGCTAATGTGGGTTTATGTTTGGTTCTTTGGGCCATCCTATTTCGCAGGAGAATATAAGCAGGCAACTAGGACTTTAAAACTAGGTATGATATCTGGGTATCTAATAGCGTCAGTTATAACTATTTTACTGGTCTTAGGAGTAAGTTATACAATTAGTATACCGTTCTTTAACTTTGTAGCATTGCAGGGTTGGGGAAATATTCCAATTTCTCCATCAGAAGGATTTTTAGCTTGGACTGGAATTTTAACTCTTCCTCATCCTTTCTTTGCCATTATTACTATGGCATTGAGCGCTTCAATCTTTATGGCAATTCCGTTAAATTTTGCGTTACCTTCTAGGGTTATCCTCGCAATGGCTTTTGATAGATTATTACCAGAAAAATTAGCTTACGTAAGTCCAAGACTTAAAACGCCCATTATAGCTAGTGCAGTTTTACTTCCAATTTCAATATTCTTTAATTATGCTACAATTTACCTTAACTTATCAGTATCTTTAATTGGATTGGTTATTCTAATCTTCATTTATCAATTTTTGTTAGCTACAATATCTGCTGCTATTGCAGGATTTAAAGGAATAAAAGGAGTGAGCTTAACTAGTAATGAGAAACTGAAATTAATGATAAGCGGGTTTTTAGCCTCAATTATTTTGGGGCTTTCGATAGTAGTAACGCTTTGGTACGGATACATTAATAGCTTATTTGGAAGTATGGTTTTTGCTGGAAACGAGCTAGGCACTTTAATCTTAATAGCTATTGATCCATTGTTAGGAATTCTAACTTATATTCTGGCAAAATGGTATAGGAATAGACAAGGTATTGATGTTAACTTAGTATTTAATGAGATACCACCAGATTAG
- a CDS encoding metal-dependent hydrolase family protein, protein MLAIKGKLFNGEKIIDEGVVLIEEGKIVKVGKDVDTSGVKVIEGEFITPGLIDAHVHFFGVSNDNVLEWNITSEGLSTARSVSDMIRLLSAGFTTVRDLGSKSAVYLSKAEKEGTIIGPRVIASGYSIAETGGNDDPKDLPLEMAQRLSYSFYCDSPWECRKAVRLAIRQGAGVIKVYASGAFSQGGKVKVALTVDDLKAVVDEAHKAGLKVASHAYGEEAIANSIEAGVDTIEHGLGLTESLAKEIKRKGICYIPTLAAYDVNPKISKLDEEIREKREELIRRHFTDDMKIAVEYELKIAAGTDYVGSAERPHGMNYKEIVLLSKYMPLEKALSSATSIAGECLGINAGKLKEAYIADIAIFGKVNSAEDLNPFNVKYTIRKGRLYDSKVLRDLFWDTIKR, encoded by the coding sequence ATGCTAGCAATAAAGGGCAAGTTGTTTAACGGAGAAAAAATAATCGATGAAGGGGTAGTACTAATCGAAGAAGGGAAAATAGTCAAAGTTGGGAAAGATGTAGATACTTCGGGCGTAAAGGTTATAGAAGGTGAGTTCATAACCCCGGGGTTAATTGATGCACACGTTCACTTCTTCGGTGTAAGCAACGATAATGTACTGGAGTGGAATATAACCTCAGAAGGGTTGTCAACTGCGAGAAGCGTAAGCGATATGATAAGGCTTTTATCAGCAGGATTTACTACCGTAAGGGATTTAGGAAGTAAATCTGCAGTTTATTTAAGTAAGGCAGAGAAGGAAGGGACAATTATAGGGCCTAGAGTTATAGCCTCAGGTTACTCAATAGCTGAAACCGGTGGTAATGACGACCCAAAGGACTTGCCTCTGGAAATGGCACAACGCCTTTCTTACTCTTTTTACTGCGATTCACCTTGGGAATGTAGAAAAGCTGTAAGGCTAGCAATAAGGCAGGGAGCAGGAGTAATAAAAGTTTATGCCTCTGGAGCATTTTCGCAAGGAGGAAAGGTCAAAGTAGCGTTAACTGTTGACGATTTAAAGGCAGTAGTTGATGAAGCTCATAAAGCAGGCTTAAAAGTTGCATCCCACGCCTACGGAGAAGAGGCAATAGCTAACAGCATTGAGGCAGGAGTTGACACAATAGAGCACGGATTAGGTCTGACAGAAAGCTTGGCAAAGGAGATAAAAAGGAAGGGAATTTGTTATATTCCAACGTTAGCAGCTTACGACGTTAATCCTAAGATATCTAAGCTTGATGAGGAAATAAGGGAAAAGAGGGAAGAACTAATAAGGAGGCATTTTACAGACGATATGAAGATTGCGGTAGAATATGAACTTAAGATAGCCGCAGGCACGGATTACGTGGGCTCGGCAGAGAGACCTCACGGTATGAATTATAAGGAGATTGTTTTGTTAAGTAAGTATATGCCATTGGAGAAGGCGTTATCTTCAGCTACTTCTATAGCAGGAGAATGCTTAGGTATAAATGCAGGGAAATTAAAAGAGGCTTACATAGCCGACATTGCCATATTCGGTAAAGTTAATTCTGCGGAGGATTTGAATCCTTTCAACGTTAAATATACTATCAGAAAGGGGAGGCTGTACGACTCTAAGGTACTTAGAGATTTATTCTGGGATACTATAAAGAGATAA